Below is a window of Verrucomicrobiia bacterium DNA.
AGCCTCCCATCCCCGGAGGCTCTTTGGCTATACTAGTAAGCTTTGTATGGTAAGCGCCAGTTGCTTGGGCGATAGGGTAGACTTGAGGATATTTTCGGACACTCCCAAAGCTATCATTTGGTCCAGTTTCTGTTGATCAGATAGGTTGCTAAAAGCAATAACTTTAACACTTGGAAAATTCTTGGTGAGCTTTGCGAGGGTTAGGAATGTCACTCCATCCATTTCGGGCATGAGGATGTCTAGCAGAATAAGGTCGGGCTGAAAAGTTTTGAGCTGCTTGAGCGCCA
It encodes the following:
- a CDS encoding response regulator; the protein is MGTKYKILVVEDEQILREAYCQILTQEGYEVATATNGRLALKQLKTFQPDLILLDILMPEMDGVTFLTLAKLTKNFPSVKVIAFSNLSDQQKLDQMIALGVSENILKSTLSPKQLALTIQSLLV